A portion of the Microlunatus phosphovorus NM-1 genome contains these proteins:
- a CDS encoding glycoside hydrolase family 16 protein, with protein sequence MFPRSKIESSLCAPRERSKKRGEIVDEDSSSRPAWRRGGWIVLAAVILGTLIAAPADLGAPTPDASAAVPKPLGPTGNWKLVFSDDFNGKSVNRKKWTDRSSSQSDHGRGNKKNKQLEWNRHSNCSVSKGVLTQTAKRTNIKSPSGVKYKWTSCLLTSTPSFSFQYGYIEIRSKLPAKRGFWPSFWTWQTPSNNRWTETDVYEFFSDNPKALYVAQQSGRAAGCTVKNHKFNPSKAFHVYGADIKPTGTVFYVDGKQVCSTLSTSTGPTNIVISNFVYSKRPPSPKAKGKHHVDYVRAWQR encoded by the coding sequence ATGTTCCCCCGTTCAAAAATTGAATCATCGCTGTGCGCACCCCGCGAAAGAAGCAAGAAGCGCGGCGAGATCGTTGACGAAGATTCCTCGTCACGCCCCGCCTGGCGCCGTGGCGGCTGGATTGTGCTCGCCGCAGTCATCCTGGGAACTCTGATCGCAGCACCGGCGGATCTCGGTGCACCAACTCCTGACGCTTCCGCTGCCGTACCAAAACCACTCGGGCCGACTGGGAACTGGAAGCTCGTCTTCTCGGACGATTTCAATGGCAAGTCTGTCAACCGGAAGAAGTGGACTGATCGATCTTCTTCGCAGTCCGACCACGGTCGGGGCAACAAGAAGAACAAGCAGCTTGAATGGAACCGGCATTCAAACTGCTCGGTGTCGAAGGGGGTTCTTACCCAAACCGCCAAGCGGACGAACATCAAATCACCATCTGGCGTCAAGTACAAGTGGACATCATGCTTGTTGACGAGCACACCTTCGTTCTCCTTTCAGTACGGCTATATCGAGATTCGATCGAAGCTGCCAGCAAAGAGAGGGTTTTGGCCGAGTTTCTGGACTTGGCAAACGCCGTCAAATAACCGGTGGACCGAGACTGATGTATACGAGTTCTTCTCGGACAACCCCAAGGCCTTGTATGTGGCACAGCAATCTGGCAGGGCTGCCGGGTGCACCGTGAAGAACCACAAATTCAATCCGAGCAAGGCCTTTCATGTCTACGGTGCCGACATCAAGCCGACCGGCACGGTCTTTTATGTTGATGGCAAGCAGGTATGTTCGACCTTGAGCACGTCGACCGGACCGACCAACATCGTGATCTCGAACTTCGTCTACTCCAAGAGGCCGCCGTCACCCAAGGCGAAGGGCAAGCATCACGTCGACTATGTGCGTGCCTGGCAGCGATAG